In Zingiber officinale cultivar Zhangliang chromosome 6A, Zo_v1.1, whole genome shotgun sequence, a single genomic region encodes these proteins:
- the LOC121996368 gene encoding uncharacterized protein LOC121996368 isoform X1, translated as MDVDSQPTMEETIIVGDDLMMGPPSPIIPPEIASHVLEGVDLCDQVLRNFFLCLQINDVEPFCQDEIILYQECAAKRDKELRRKLFDSERKLGLSMPLGDAKERAANLEAEIKTLERRMILASGVEGMEGFRQRWSLHGRIEDTKRRMESLKEGISKSKLENIQEPKVDPAKKKWFF; from the exons ATGGATG TTGATTCACAGCCGACGATGGAGGAAACTATCATTGTTGGTGATGACCTTATGATGGGCCCCCCATCACCTATTATTCCTCCAGAGATTGCATCTCATGTCCTGGAAGGTGTGGACTTATGTGATCAAGTACTGCGGAACTTTTTCTTGT GCTTGCAAATCAATGATGTCGAGCCATTTTGCCAAGATGAGATCATCTTGTATCAAGAGTGTGCTGCAAAGAGA GATAAGGAGCTAAGACGTAAACTTTTTGATAGTGAACGTAAGCTGGGTTTGTCTATGCCCTTGGGAGATGCAAAGGAACGAGCTGCTAATCTTGAAGCAGAAATTAAAACTCTAGAAAG GCGCATGATTCTTGCAAGTGGAGTTGAAGGAATGGAAGGATTCCGCCAACGTTGGAGTTTGCATGGACGTATTGAGGATACCAA AAGAAGAATGGAATCTTTGAAAGAGGGGATCTCAAAGAGTAAATTGGAAAATATTCAAGAACCTAAAGTAGACCCAGCTAAGAAGAAATGGttcttttga
- the LOC121996368 gene encoding uncharacterized protein LOC121996368 isoform X2, with protein MDVDSQPTMEETIIVGDDLMMGPPSPIIPPEIASHVLEGVDLCDQVLRNFFLCLQINDVEPFCQDEIILYQECAAKRDKELRRKLFDSERKLGLSMPLGDAKERAANLEAEIKTLERRMILASGVEGMEGFRQRWSLHGRIEDTKRMESLKEGISKSKLENIQEPKVDPAKKKWFF; from the exons ATGGATG TTGATTCACAGCCGACGATGGAGGAAACTATCATTGTTGGTGATGACCTTATGATGGGCCCCCCATCACCTATTATTCCTCCAGAGATTGCATCTCATGTCCTGGAAGGTGTGGACTTATGTGATCAAGTACTGCGGAACTTTTTCTTGT GCTTGCAAATCAATGATGTCGAGCCATTTTGCCAAGATGAGATCATCTTGTATCAAGAGTGTGCTGCAAAGAGA GATAAGGAGCTAAGACGTAAACTTTTTGATAGTGAACGTAAGCTGGGTTTGTCTATGCCCTTGGGAGATGCAAAGGAACGAGCTGCTAATCTTGAAGCAGAAATTAAAACTCTAGAAAG GCGCATGATTCTTGCAAGTGGAGTTGAAGGAATGGAAGGATTCCGCCAACGTTGGAGTTTGCATGGACGTATTGAGGATACCAA AAGAATGGAATCTTTGAAAGAGGGGATCTCAAAGAGTAAATTGGAAAATATTCAAGAACCTAAAGTAGACCCAGCTAAGAAGAAATGGttcttttga
- the LOC121996368 gene encoding uncharacterized protein LOC121996368 isoform X3, with the protein MDVDSQPTMEETIIVGDDLMMGPPSPIIPPEIASHVLEGVDLCDQVLRNFFLCLQINDVEPFCQDEIILYQECAAKRDKELRRKLFDSERKLGLSMPLGDAKERAANLEAEIKTLERRMILASGVEGMEGFRQRWSLHGRIEDTKC; encoded by the exons ATGGATG TTGATTCACAGCCGACGATGGAGGAAACTATCATTGTTGGTGATGACCTTATGATGGGCCCCCCATCACCTATTATTCCTCCAGAGATTGCATCTCATGTCCTGGAAGGTGTGGACTTATGTGATCAAGTACTGCGGAACTTTTTCTTGT GCTTGCAAATCAATGATGTCGAGCCATTTTGCCAAGATGAGATCATCTTGTATCAAGAGTGTGCTGCAAAGAGA GATAAGGAGCTAAGACGTAAACTTTTTGATAGTGAACGTAAGCTGGGTTTGTCTATGCCCTTGGGAGATGCAAAGGAACGAGCTGCTAATCTTGAAGCAGAAATTAAAACTCTAGAAAG GCGCATGATTCTTGCAAGTGGAGTTGAAGGAATGGAAGGATTCCGCCAACGTTGGAGTTTGCATGGACGTATTGAGGATACCAA